A region from the Polyangiaceae bacterium genome encodes:
- a CDS encoding histidine phosphatase family protein, with protein MKTLLLLRHAKSSWEATDSSGAPLADHDRPLNKRGHRAAPRMGALMRRQGWLPDLVIGSTAQRVKQTLDHFLPAAGYLGEVLLTPRIYLSGAEAYVSVIRRIGSQLMVSRLDESLSDEAEPTSTKIRLHEAQTLLVVGHNPDLEELITECSGAQERMPTAALAVLNCPVESWGDFDGVGCELVEVYRPRELDEAT; from the coding sequence ATGAAGACGCTCCTGCTCCTGCGGCACGCCAAGAGCAGTTGGGAAGCCACCGATAGCTCCGGCGCGCCGCTTGCGGACCACGACCGTCCGCTCAACAAGCGTGGTCACCGCGCCGCGCCGCGCATGGGCGCGCTGATGCGCCGGCAAGGTTGGCTGCCGGATTTGGTGATTGGCTCAACCGCGCAGCGCGTGAAGCAGACCCTCGATCACTTCCTCCCCGCCGCGGGATACCTTGGCGAAGTGTTGCTGACTCCGCGCATCTACCTGAGCGGCGCCGAGGCCTATGTGTCGGTGATCCGTCGCATTGGCAGTCAGCTAATGGTCTCGCGCCTGGACGAAAGTCTGAGCGACGAGGCAGAGCCCACGAGCACGAAGATCCGCCTGCACGAGGCGCAGACGTTGCTCGTGGTCGGGCACAATCCGGACCTGGAAGAGTTGATCACCGAGTGCAGCGGCGCCCAGGAGCGCATGCCTACCGCCGCGCTGGCAGTCTTGAATTGCCCTGTGGAAAGCTGGGGCGACTTCGACGGTGTGGGTTGCGAGCTGGTGGAGGTGTACCGGCCTCGCGAGCTCGACGAAGCGACCTGA
- a CDS encoding glycoside hydrolase family 16 protein, whose protein sequence is MKSILTFAAGVAALSILASCSSDDSSGSGKGGTAGQAGSAGLGGAMIGDSGGAGGSSAGGSSAGGSSGSAPGGSGGSTSSGGAAGSSTGGSAGSATGGSAGAGGSNEHGSLVFSDEFEGSDLDRSVWCTRYIYGGGATPQVADPECQKNGAGTLDFLNDEQQRYVDTNRDGEKAHQVSGGVLSLRATKTRSDSYASYESGMIRSKWLFKPSTGKSYYIVSRVRLPDVVGSWPAFWLNSDWRPDGTTTWPPEIDIIDAAYNGVEDRAEMLHQAGVVQGQQTASGSREITFSAPEFDRQWSNYIATTSQRGVWLELALEWTPEDICYFVDGYKTLCENYRWRENGGAEAAPAHILLNLAIGGQWAGRHGVDDTKLPTTFDIDYVRVYEHP, encoded by the coding sequence ATGAAGTCCATCCTGACGTTTGCGGCGGGCGTTGCTGCGCTTTCGATTTTGGCGAGTTGTAGCTCAGATGACTCGAGCGGAAGTGGCAAGGGGGGTACCGCCGGTCAGGCGGGGAGCGCAGGTCTCGGCGGCGCGATGATCGGCGACTCCGGGGGCGCAGGCGGAAGCTCCGCAGGCGGAAGCTCCGCGGGCGGTTCATCAGGAAGCGCTCCTGGAGGCAGCGGCGGTTCCACATCGAGCGGTGGCGCGGCTGGCTCGAGTACGGGCGGCTCGGCGGGTTCGGCAACGGGAGGTTCGGCGGGCGCCGGCGGTAGCAACGAGCACGGCTCACTCGTGTTCAGCGATGAGTTCGAGGGCAGCGATCTCGACCGCAGCGTTTGGTGCACCCGCTACATCTACGGCGGCGGCGCCACACCACAGGTCGCCGATCCGGAGTGTCAGAAGAACGGCGCTGGCACCCTCGACTTCTTGAACGACGAGCAGCAACGCTACGTGGACACCAACCGCGACGGCGAAAAGGCGCACCAGGTCAGCGGCGGCGTGCTCTCTCTACGCGCGACCAAGACCCGCAGCGACAGCTACGCCTCCTACGAGTCCGGCATGATTCGCTCGAAGTGGCTCTTCAAGCCGAGCACCGGCAAGAGCTACTACATCGTCTCCCGGGTTCGCCTGCCGGATGTCGTCGGCTCTTGGCCAGCCTTTTGGCTCAACTCCGACTGGAGGCCCGACGGCACGACCACCTGGCCACCAGAGATCGACATCATCGACGCGGCCTACAACGGAGTCGAAGACCGCGCGGAAATGCTGCATCAAGCGGGCGTCGTCCAGGGTCAGCAAACGGCGAGCGGCAGCCGTGAGATCACCTTCTCTGCACCCGAATTCGACCGGCAGTGGAGCAACTACATTGCCACGACCTCGCAACGCGGCGTGTGGCTCGAGCTCGCGCTGGAGTGGACCCCAGAGGACATCTGCTACTTCGTGGATGGCTACAAGACGCTCTGCGAGAACTACCGCTGGCGAGAGAACGGCGGCGCCGAAGCGGCTCCCGCGCACATCTTGTTGAACCTCGCGATCGGTGGACAGTGGGCAGGGCGCCATGGCGTGGACGACACCAAGTTGCCGACCACTTTTGACATCGACTACGTCCGCGTCTACGAACATCCTTGA
- a CDS encoding SMI1/KNR4 family protein: MASILEELRADPSVVLLPVTGLPQLRRGHFLPDELRAFYSSCGGLELARDSSYAMRVVTPAEFVSANLEIVGEDVPDDISDSWYLLCRGAGDQVLTIDCSRERLGRCYDSYWEVHGVVGSCAVVAQSFGQLLALLVNAAGHSPRLMKLPAPVSKVVATSASAGCRAAAPTSIAAARRSEQCEESTHPCHPATPSHSIRLREIRELLPPAAPRMNGGQRPEWYLEETPVRSRR, translated from the coding sequence ATGGCTTCTATCCTCGAGGAACTGCGAGCTGACCCTTCGGTCGTGCTCCTCCCGGTGACCGGGCTCCCTCAGCTGCGGCGAGGGCACTTCTTACCGGATGAGCTGCGCGCGTTCTACTCCTCGTGCGGAGGGCTAGAGCTAGCTCGAGACTCGAGCTACGCCATGCGCGTCGTGACGCCGGCGGAGTTCGTCTCCGCGAACTTGGAGATTGTCGGGGAAGACGTTCCCGACGACATCTCGGACAGTTGGTACCTGCTGTGTCGAGGTGCTGGCGATCAGGTGCTGACCATTGACTGCTCTCGCGAACGACTTGGACGTTGCTACGACAGCTACTGGGAGGTCCATGGGGTGGTGGGGAGCTGCGCTGTCGTTGCGCAAAGTTTCGGTCAGCTGCTCGCGCTCCTGGTTAATGCTGCAGGGCACTCTCCGCGGCTGATGAAGTTGCCCGCGCCGGTGTCGAAGGTGGTGGCTACCTCCGCTTCCGCCGGTTGCCGCGCCGCCGCTCCCACCTCCATCGCTGCCGCACGCCGTAGCGAACAGTGTGAGGAGAGCACCCACCCGTGTCACCCCGCTACCCCGTCTCATTCGATCCGTTTACGCGAGATACGGGAGCTTCTTCCTCCAGCTGCGCCACGGATGAACGGCGGTCAACGCCCGGAATGGTACCTTGAGGAAACGCCGGTGCGAAGTCGGAGGTGA
- a CDS encoding response regulator transcription factor: MAQRILVVEDEPAISESVAYALKRDGFSVVTAGTIAEAETQLDTDLVVLDLMLPDGSGFDLIGKLRRDGDLTPIIVLSSRDGEADRVAALETGADDYVPKPFSPREVVARVRAVLRRARPEPAAKREGPPLSVDEESRRVEVNGQSVDLTRVEFDLLVALLESPGRVYTRAQLIDRVWGDGFAITDRTVDSHVKSLRRKLSDAGGDTSLIETVRGVGYRVGDGSR; this comes from the coding sequence ATGGCCCAGCGGATCCTCGTAGTTGAAGACGAACCAGCGATCAGTGAGTCGGTTGCCTACGCGCTCAAGCGTGACGGCTTCAGCGTCGTGACCGCCGGCACCATTGCAGAGGCTGAGACACAGTTGGACACGGATCTGGTCGTGTTGGACCTGATGTTGCCCGACGGCAGCGGCTTTGACCTGATTGGAAAGCTACGGCGCGACGGCGACTTGACGCCGATCATCGTGCTCTCCAGCCGGGACGGCGAGGCTGACCGGGTGGCCGCTCTGGAGACCGGCGCCGACGACTACGTGCCCAAGCCTTTTTCCCCAAGGGAAGTCGTCGCGCGGGTTCGCGCCGTCCTGCGGCGCGCGCGTCCGGAGCCGGCGGCGAAGCGAGAGGGGCCGCCGCTCTCCGTTGACGAAGAGTCGCGGCGGGTGGAGGTGAACGGTCAGAGCGTCGACCTCACGCGCGTCGAGTTCGATCTGCTCGTCGCTCTGCTCGAAAGCCCCGGCCGCGTCTATACCCGCGCCCAGCTGATTGACCGCGTCTGGGGTGACGGCTTTGCCATCACCGACCGCACGGTGGATTCCCATGTGAAATCTCTGCGGCGCAAGCTGAGTGACGCAGGCGGGGACACCAGCCTGATCGAGACGGTACGTGGCGTCGGCTACCGGGTGGGAGACGGGTCGCGTTGA
- a CDS encoding HAMP domain-containing protein, with the protein MLRLVIVAGTAIAIILFVAFIASRLLKSLSRGMSVRMQVFLALSAIVGTFAFGLGLMVIDRIEARAVRFAKQAAEDEAKLVASLLEGDMLRTGTGLNGAIARLETERNRGAALRLEVLDTRGHLVFPRDTVSQADQPGTVHVDVPIHAKGQVVGAVRVVKPTVVMQRMLADFAPTVLVISLVLGAAAAAAAVWIGHTIARPIVALTEFSERVSAGERTAAPPPAFGREVTKLTQSIDSMRRQLEGRPFVETFAADLSHELKNPVAAIRASAEILDEEGALEEPEEARRFVKRIREATARIERLLSDLLNLAQIEARGIDEFDVLDMGDLLLASTKGLEGRERLNVSVKQDAKVRGDATWLGRAMANLLENALVHSPKGSPIEVLLERKKDNVVLRVINHGEVPARMVKRVFARFVTTRQDKGGTGLGLGIARAVAEAHSGQVELVQPGPPNVEFQLTLPHASLRDVALKVGGSFTKQ; encoded by the coding sequence ATCTTGAGGTTGGTGATCGTCGCGGGCACGGCGATCGCCATCATTCTATTCGTTGCCTTCATCGCCAGCCGCCTGCTCAAGAGCCTGAGCCGCGGCATGTCGGTTCGCATGCAGGTCTTCTTGGCGCTCTCGGCGATCGTGGGGACATTCGCGTTTGGCCTGGGTCTGATGGTGATCGACCGCATCGAGGCCCGCGCCGTGCGCTTCGCCAAGCAAGCAGCAGAGGACGAAGCGAAGCTGGTGGCCAGCCTGCTCGAGGGAGACATGCTGCGCACCGGCACCGGGCTGAACGGCGCAATCGCGCGCCTGGAAACCGAGCGCAACCGCGGCGCAGCGCTGCGCTTGGAGGTACTGGACACCCGGGGGCACCTGGTGTTTCCGCGCGATACCGTGAGCCAGGCGGACCAGCCCGGCACCGTGCATGTCGACGTCCCCATTCACGCCAAAGGTCAGGTGGTCGGTGCAGTGCGCGTCGTCAAGCCGACGGTCGTGATGCAGCGCATGCTGGCCGACTTCGCGCCAACAGTACTGGTCATCAGCCTCGTGCTTGGCGCCGCGGCCGCCGCAGCGGCCGTCTGGATCGGGCACACCATCGCGCGGCCCATCGTCGCCCTCACCGAGTTCAGCGAGCGCGTGAGCGCGGGCGAGCGCACCGCCGCGCCGCCGCCCGCCTTCGGCCGGGAGGTCACCAAGCTGACCCAGAGCATTGATTCCATGCGGAGACAGCTCGAGGGGCGCCCCTTCGTCGAGACCTTCGCCGCAGATCTGAGCCACGAGCTGAAGAATCCCGTCGCTGCCATCCGCGCAAGCGCGGAGATCTTGGACGAAGAAGGTGCCCTCGAGGAACCCGAAGAGGCGCGGCGCTTCGTCAAGCGCATCCGCGAAGCGACAGCCCGCATCGAGCGCCTGCTGAGCGATCTCTTGAACCTGGCGCAGATCGAGGCGCGCGGCATCGACGAGTTCGACGTGCTTGATATGGGCGACCTGCTCCTCGCTTCGACCAAAGGTCTCGAGGGCCGCGAGCGCCTCAACGTGAGCGTCAAGCAAGACGCAAAGGTCCGCGGCGACGCCACGTGGCTGGGGCGCGCGATGGCGAACTTGCTCGAGAACGCCTTGGTGCACTCGCCAAAGGGTTCGCCCATCGAGGTACTCCTGGAGCGAAAGAAGGACAACGTCGTCCTGCGGGTGATCAACCATGGCGAGGTACCAGCGCGCATGGTCAAGCGCGTCTTCGCGCGCTTCGTTACCACACGGCAAGATAAGGGCGGTACCGGGCTCGGCCTTGGCATCGCGCGCGCTGTCGCTGAGGCACACAGCGGGCAAGTGGAGCTCGTACAACCGGGGCCGCCCAACGTGGAGTTTCAGCTCACGTTGCCTCACGCTAGCCTGCGCGACGTCGCGCTGAAGGTGGGCGGGAGCTTCACCAAGCAGTAG
- the uppS gene encoding di-trans,poly-cis-decaprenylcistransferase, whose product MDGNGRWAQARGLERAEGHAEGANAVREAVSTCREQEIEFLTLYAFSNANWQRPSIEVEALMRLLVEFADKEKAELRENGIRVNVVGEIEDLPSHTRRAVEHVIDYCSDGDRMTLSLALSYGGRQDIVNAARALAVRARAGLVLPEEIDENFFHREMTTHSLPDVDLLIRTGGEARLSDFLLFEAAYAELAFLDIMWPDFKEDTFIECVRRYATKERRFGRTSAQVAQEGSKTFQPLRPNGQG is encoded by the coding sequence ATGGATGGCAACGGCCGCTGGGCTCAGGCACGAGGTCTAGAGCGCGCCGAGGGCCACGCTGAGGGCGCCAATGCGGTGCGCGAAGCCGTGAGCACCTGCCGCGAGCAAGAGATCGAGTTCTTGACACTATACGCCTTCAGCAACGCCAACTGGCAGCGCCCAAGCATCGAGGTTGAAGCCCTGATGCGGCTGCTGGTGGAGTTCGCTGATAAGGAGAAGGCCGAGCTCCGCGAGAACGGCATCCGCGTGAACGTGGTCGGCGAAATCGAAGACTTGCCGAGCCACACGCGGCGCGCGGTGGAGCACGTGATCGACTACTGCTCCGACGGCGATCGCATGACGCTCAGCCTCGCGCTCTCTTACGGTGGACGCCAAGACATCGTGAACGCGGCGCGCGCGCTGGCGGTGCGGGCCCGCGCTGGCCTGGTGCTGCCCGAGGAGATCGACGAAAACTTCTTCCACAGGGAAATGACGACGCACTCGCTGCCCGACGTGGACCTCTTGATCCGCACCGGCGGCGAGGCGCGCCTCAGCGACTTCTTGCTGTTCGAGGCAGCCTACGCGGAGCTCGCATTCCTCGACATCATGTGGCCCGACTTCAAGGAAGACACCTTCATCGAGTGCGTGCGTCGCTACGCCACGAAGGAGCGCCGCTTTGGTCGTACCTCGGCGCAGGTGGCTCAGGAAGGCAGCAAGACCTTCCAGCCGCTGCGCCCGAACGGCCAGGGCTGA
- a CDS encoding MaoC family dehydratase has product MSDSPRVFSSLAEVKAAVGAELGPTEYIEVDQQRVNQFADATGDHQWIHVDVERAKSGPFGGTIAHGYLTLSLSSYFMPRLIRVENISMGLNYGVNKVRFPAPVRVGKRLRARGQIAKVEDVKGGIQVTIVITLEVEGQEKPACVIESLSRFLA; this is encoded by the coding sequence ATGAGTGACTCCCCCAGGGTGTTTTCCAGTCTCGCCGAAGTGAAGGCAGCGGTTGGCGCGGAACTCGGCCCGACGGAGTACATCGAGGTCGACCAGCAGCGGGTCAACCAGTTCGCCGACGCTACTGGCGATCACCAGTGGATCCACGTCGATGTGGAGCGCGCGAAGTCAGGGCCCTTCGGCGGAACGATTGCCCACGGCTACCTCACGTTGTCGCTCTCGAGCTACTTCATGCCACGGCTGATCCGCGTGGAAAATATCTCGATGGGCTTGAACTACGGGGTAAACAAGGTGCGTTTCCCCGCGCCCGTGCGCGTGGGGAAACGCCTCAGGGCCCGTGGGCAGATCGCCAAAGTGGAGGACGTCAAAGGCGGCATCCAGGTGACCATCGTCATCACGCTGGAGGTTGAAGGTCAGGAGAAGCCTGCCTGCGTGATCGAGTCGCTGAGCCGCTTCCTGGCGTGA
- a CDS encoding serine/threonine protein kinase, producing MSAPPKRDDSKLAHDETVYSQPVPAVPSAAPSVPPSEADSGLFGAFSSAPPEQLRPRISRVPTQRSPDQAPESIRGADRSDPMLGRCLAEKYTLTGLLGQGAMGQVYRGVHEALGIPIAVKVMRRSVAGDSVYRRRFAREARAASLLAHPNVVRVLDYGEDGETPFIVMEFVEGQDLDSWLTSLPALPGLEQVGRICDQILSALALAHERGVVHRDLKPENVMLCRLGADGDWIAKVSDFGLAHVDDPRDSGPTLTQRDAVAGTPTFMSPEQCRSLAVGPSTDLYAFGCLLTCLLQGDPPFDGATPIDVISKQMFAEPPALARPENAEPIPPLLEQLRMQLLAKKAHKRPADANEVRQRLAEALSPEINAERVPNRKGEVPSGDRDERSGFLGEQPPETKPSALELGELGVALMVLPGGNAIDETLRIGLSAQGIRLVHDGVLHLLDAPDAPSAVSWLGTAPGQQVVVCLPQVDTAGINTLIAAGALEVVAQPFEAGSLARRLRRAARRTRRG from the coding sequence ATGTCGGCCCCTCCCAAGCGGGACGACTCCAAGCTCGCGCACGACGAGACGGTCTACTCTCAGCCGGTGCCCGCGGTTCCAAGCGCGGCACCTTCCGTACCTCCCAGCGAAGCGGACTCTGGGCTGTTTGGTGCGTTTTCCAGCGCTCCGCCTGAACAGCTGCGCCCACGAATCTCGCGCGTACCGACCCAGCGTTCACCCGATCAAGCGCCGGAGTCGATTCGCGGAGCCGACCGCTCGGATCCGATGCTTGGGCGTTGCCTGGCGGAAAAGTACACACTGACCGGGCTCCTGGGGCAAGGCGCCATGGGGCAGGTGTATCGCGGCGTGCACGAGGCGCTCGGTATCCCGATCGCTGTGAAGGTGATGCGTCGTAGTGTTGCTGGGGACAGCGTCTACCGTCGGCGCTTCGCGAGGGAGGCTCGTGCGGCGTCGTTGCTCGCTCACCCCAATGTCGTGCGAGTGCTCGACTACGGCGAGGACGGTGAGACGCCGTTCATCGTGATGGAGTTCGTCGAGGGGCAAGACCTGGACAGCTGGTTGACCTCGCTGCCGGCGCTGCCGGGCTTGGAGCAGGTCGGACGGATCTGCGATCAAATCCTCAGTGCCCTCGCGCTAGCGCATGAGCGCGGCGTGGTGCATCGCGATCTCAAGCCCGAGAACGTGATGCTGTGCCGCCTGGGCGCAGATGGAGACTGGATCGCCAAGGTGAGCGACTTTGGCCTCGCCCACGTCGACGACCCTCGGGACAGCGGTCCCACGCTGACTCAGCGCGACGCAGTCGCCGGCACGCCGACCTTCATGAGTCCAGAGCAGTGCCGGTCGCTGGCGGTTGGGCCTTCCACGGATCTGTACGCCTTCGGTTGCTTGCTCACGTGCTTGCTGCAGGGCGATCCCCCGTTCGATGGCGCGACTCCCATCGACGTGATCTCCAAGCAGATGTTCGCGGAGCCTCCCGCCCTTGCGCGACCCGAAAACGCTGAGCCAATTCCCCCGTTGCTCGAGCAGCTGAGGATGCAGCTGCTGGCGAAGAAGGCGCACAAGCGTCCAGCGGATGCGAACGAAGTGCGTCAACGGCTCGCTGAGGCGTTGAGCCCAGAGATCAACGCGGAGCGTGTGCCGAATCGCAAAGGTGAGGTGCCAAGCGGCGACCGGGACGAGCGAAGCGGCTTCCTGGGTGAACAGCCTCCCGAGACCAAGCCGAGCGCACTGGAGTTGGGCGAGCTTGGGGTTGCCTTGATGGTGTTACCGGGAGGTAACGCGATTGACGAGACCTTGCGGATCGGCCTGAGCGCCCAGGGCATTCGCCTGGTGCACGATGGGGTGCTGCACCTATTGGACGCGCCGGACGCCCCGAGCGCCGTGAGCTGGCTTGGCACTGCTCCAGGGCAACAAGTGGTGGTTTGCCTGCCGCAGGTCGACACAGCGGGCATCAACACGCTGATTGCAGCAGGTGCTCTGGAAGTGGTCGCGCAGCCCTTCGAGGCTGGCTCGCTGGCACGGCGTCTGCGGCGGGCCGCGCGCCGCACGCGTCGAGGCTAA
- a CDS encoding FecR domain-containing protein has protein sequence MIQWTVGEEETCGDIAVALYGASRYAYLVERYSSVDCRGGSLVLKPGLTLVVPAEVTSLATAEVRSMRPEVRAKPPGGGWQSAEPGMPLHERYSVNTREEARADIRFVDRTRIFLSEKTLVVIYGTARQSQVARQKEVIAELDSGELQAGLAAIAGKRAEIGVSGGAKVSAESRDTVLRKNAEKKRTTVSVFDGKAKVRSAGKQVEVPKNYGSAFVDQQAPSTPQPLPPPPAWDAGTSPMIVMVERGAAQGGLIKGAWSAIPGAVKYRVELATDPRFEELVVREEVGPEILNFRAEKMPIGRYYLRVRAIDGDDFLGIASVKREVSIVEVDASGSARLEVGKTLNVHRYQQVAFNVPKGLEVRVDEGPFGPAPKLIDFGLVSPKSLSFRGRGESREQTFKVHYVDPKAALKVTQDSDGALRVEASFPGIDDQSVSARMKPLVRVRKAYLEGEPVTVDVASVALQADLPPKPPGGSGYSAKLPLIDADQVIVSVVDVDGRPLGDATWDAPVSTDAPRLRLKAPMIGPSFSATGLHPAVSARMWSAQRTSSASVYAGAASDETAQLGARVEGSTGRGSLPQLGFDAQVPSNGLGEGNPVDTLAWLGASVELWQAFEGRGSMGVAARYGLPTRDGDASVVELGIALGRDLDKWSWLVNLGGRGALAEGAPHGDGSGFVMFGADYALAAWLRAYALLDAHVIVGDDSVVPDGLAPRGGIGAGVEFGERPIDGGRLFGTLGLRASAWDELDNPLLAQVGAGFRGF, from the coding sequence GTGATCCAGTGGACGGTGGGCGAAGAGGAGACCTGCGGGGACATCGCCGTCGCGCTGTACGGCGCCTCTCGCTACGCGTATCTAGTCGAGCGTTACTCGTCGGTGGACTGCCGTGGTGGCAGCCTGGTCCTCAAACCTGGCCTGACACTGGTGGTGCCCGCTGAGGTGACGAGCCTCGCCACGGCCGAAGTGCGTTCGATGAGGCCCGAGGTGCGCGCGAAGCCGCCCGGCGGCGGCTGGCAGTCTGCGGAGCCCGGCATGCCGCTTCATGAGCGCTACAGCGTCAACACGCGAGAAGAAGCCCGTGCGGATATTCGCTTCGTCGATCGCACTCGCATCTTCCTCTCGGAAAAGACCCTGGTGGTGATCTACGGCACCGCGCGCCAGAGCCAGGTGGCCCGTCAAAAAGAAGTGATCGCTGAGCTGGACTCCGGGGAGCTCCAAGCGGGGCTCGCCGCGATAGCCGGCAAGCGCGCGGAAATAGGCGTGAGCGGTGGAGCAAAGGTCTCCGCAGAGAGCCGCGACACCGTACTCAGAAAGAACGCCGAGAAGAAGCGCACCACGGTCAGTGTCTTTGACGGTAAGGCGAAGGTGCGCTCAGCGGGCAAGCAGGTCGAGGTCCCGAAGAACTACGGGTCGGCCTTCGTCGATCAGCAAGCGCCAAGCACCCCGCAGCCGTTGCCGCCCCCACCGGCGTGGGACGCTGGTACGTCCCCGATGATCGTCATGGTCGAGCGCGGCGCCGCGCAAGGCGGCCTGATCAAAGGCGCGTGGAGCGCGATCCCCGGTGCAGTGAAGTATCGCGTAGAGCTCGCGACGGATCCGCGATTCGAAGAGCTCGTCGTGCGCGAGGAGGTCGGCCCCGAGATCTTGAATTTTCGCGCGGAAAAAATGCCGATCGGTCGCTATTACCTGCGGGTGCGAGCCATCGACGGTGACGACTTCCTCGGTATCGCCAGTGTCAAACGTGAGGTGAGCATCGTCGAGGTCGACGCCTCTGGCTCGGCGCGCCTCGAAGTGGGGAAGACGCTGAACGTGCATCGCTATCAGCAGGTCGCCTTCAACGTGCCCAAGGGCCTCGAGGTGCGCGTCGACGAAGGACCTTTCGGACCCGCTCCAAAACTCATCGACTTTGGGCTCGTCAGCCCCAAGAGCTTGAGCTTCAGGGGGAGAGGGGAGAGTCGCGAGCAGACGTTCAAGGTCCACTACGTGGACCCCAAGGCCGCGCTGAAAGTGACGCAAGATTCTGACGGCGCACTACGGGTCGAAGCGAGCTTTCCTGGCATCGACGATCAGTCAGTCAGTGCGCGGATGAAGCCTCTGGTGCGTGTTCGCAAGGCTTACCTCGAGGGTGAGCCGGTGACGGTGGATGTCGCTTCCGTTGCCTTGCAGGCAGACCTCCCCCCCAAACCCCCTGGCGGCTCCGGCTACTCCGCGAAGCTCCCGCTGATCGACGCGGATCAGGTGATCGTCTCCGTGGTGGACGTAGACGGTCGTCCTCTCGGGGACGCCACTTGGGACGCTCCAGTTTCCACGGACGCGCCGCGCCTGCGCTTGAAGGCGCCGATGATCGGGCCGAGCTTCAGCGCAACGGGGCTTCACCCCGCGGTGAGCGCTCGCATGTGGTCTGCTCAGCGCACCAGTAGCGCGTCAGTCTACGCGGGGGCTGCTAGTGACGAGACCGCCCAGCTCGGGGCGCGGGTCGAGGGCAGCACCGGGCGGGGCTCGCTACCGCAGCTCGGCTTCGACGCACAGGTGCCGAGCAATGGGCTCGGCGAAGGTAACCCAGTAGACACGCTGGCGTGGCTTGGCGCGAGCGTGGAACTTTGGCAGGCGTTCGAGGGACGCGGCTCCATGGGCGTTGCCGCGCGGTATGGCTTGCCAACTCGCGACGGCGACGCGAGCGTCGTCGAGCTCGGGATCGCGCTCGGTCGCGACCTCGACAAGTGGTCCTGGCTCGTGAACCTGGGGGGACGAGGCGCGCTCGCCGAGGGAGCGCCCCACGGTGACGGCTCCGGTTTCGTGATGTTTGGGGCCGACTATGCGCTCGCGGCGTGGCTGCGCGCCTACGCCCTGCTCGACGCGCACGTGATCGTTGGCGACGATAGCGTCGTGCCAGATGGCCTTGCTCCCCGTGGAGGTATTGGCGCTGGTGTGGAGTTCGGCGAGCGGCCAATCGACGGAGGACGGCTCTTCGGCACGCTGGGCCTGCGCGCTTCCGCTTGGGATGAGCTGGACAACCCGCTGTTGGCCCAGGTCGGAGCTGGCTTCCGTGGCTTCTAA